From the Salipiger sp. CCB-MM3 genome, the window GCGTGAAGACGGCGCGCGGGTGACCCCGGCGCTCGCATCCGGCCTTTTGCCGGGGATCCTGCGTGAGCAGCTTCTGGAGGAGGGGGCCTTTGCCGAGGCCACGGTGCCCTTTGCGGACCTGCAATGGGCCAAGCGGCTGTGGATCGGCAATTCGCTGCGCGGGCTGATGGCTGCTGAACTGCTGCCCGGAGAGGTGATGGTAACGCTCTGACCCGATCCGCCTATGGCCTCGCGCAAAAGAAAAGCCCCGCCAAACCCTTGGGTCTGGCGGGGCCGGTAAGCCGGTGCTGGCGGTGCGATTACTCGCGGTTGCCGAGCAGCTGCAGCAGGAACATGAACATGTTGATGAAGTCCATGTAGAGGTTCAGCGCGCCGACGATGGCCGATTTCGCGAGCCACTCGCTGTCGCCGTGGGCGGCGTGCTGGAGGTAGGTGTTCTTGATGTTCTGGGTGTCATAGGCGGTGAGGCCTGCGAAGATCAGCACACCAAGGATCGAGATGGCGAAGTAGATCGCTGGCGAGCCGAGGAAGATGTTGATGATCGAGGCGACCAGAATGCCGATCACGCCCATGATCAGGAACGAACCCCAACCGGAGATGTCTTTCTTGGTGGTGTAGCCCCAAAGCGACAGACCGGCGAAGGCGATCGCGGTGACCAGGAAGACCTGGGCGATCGAGAAGCCGGTGAAGGCCACGAAGATCCAGCTCAGCGACAGGCCCATCACCGCCGCGAAGGCGTAGAAGAACAGCTGCGCGCCAGCGGCGGAGAGGCGGTTGAGCGCCGCGCCGAAGGCAAAGACCATGATCAGCGGGGCGAACATGACGATCCAGCCGAGGATGTTCGGCTGCAGCGTCATCGGGTCGCGGAAGACGGCGAGCAGGTTGGGGCTGGTGCCCACGGCCCAGGCGACTGCGAAGGTCAGCAGCATGCCCACGGACATGGTCGCATAGACCTTGTTCATGTGCGCGCGGAGCCCCGCGTCAATCTGGGCCGCGCGTGCGCCGGCCGCGCCGTGGGTCCGGATTGTGTTGAAGTCTGCCATCGGGTCCTGTCCTCCGAGTTGAATATCTGCAGTCAAAAGATAACTGTTCTGCTCCGATATTGGCAGTCTGTATGTTGTTTTCAAGAAGAGCGATGCGCAAAAAGCGCTGTTTATGAACTAAAAATGCCCTCTCCGTGAGGTCCGCGCGGCGCGCGGCGGAGAGGGCAGGGCGACCCGCCGGGGTGCCGGGCCGAAATCACTGTGCGACAAGATTTTAAGTCAAATCGTTAAGGTTGCTGTGCCGGGGTCAGCCGCGCCAATGGCTTGGGGCGTCCCAGAAAGCGCGGCCCGCTTCCCGCTCGGCCTCGCTGCGGGTGAGGCCGACGTCCTGCAGCAGGTGCGCGTCAAGCTCGGCGAGATGGCGGCGCTGGCGCGCGAGGCCGATGAGGCTCAGAAAGCGCGCGGGCAGCGTGGCGCGGCGGCGCGTGACGCGGGCACGGGCGAGGCCGCGGGGCAGGGATGCAGAGGGGGCGATATCACGGGACATGAGGCTATCCTTCACAAATCTTGATGTATTGCGTTGTTTCCATGTTGCTGTGTGATCGGTTATGCTCTCGGCACGTCAATTCGTAAAACGAATGTTCCTGAAGGGATTCATCACGAGGGCTGATGTATGCGAAATCTCGACCTGACGACCCTGCGCTCTTTCGTGGCGGTGGCCGATGCTGGCGGCGTGACCCGCGCGGCGGGCTTTCTCAACCTGACGCAATCCGCGGTCTCGATGCAGCTCAAGCGGCTGGAAGAGATGCTGGGGCTGGCGCTGCTGGATCGCTCGGGGCGCGGCGTGGCGCTGACCCCCGCGGGCGAGCAACTGCTGAAATACGCCCGCCGCATGGTGGAGATGAACGACGAGATCTATGCGCGGCTGACCCGGCAGGACTGGGAGGGCGAGATCGTGCTGGGGGTGCCGCATGATATCGTCTACCCGGTGATCCCGCGCATCATGAAGCGCATGCAGCGCGATTACCCGCGGGTGCGGGTGCAGCTGATCAGCTCTTACACCGCCGATCTCAAGGACCAGTTCGCGCGAGGGGCGATCGACGTGATCCTCACCACCGAAAGCGAGCCGGGCGGGGGCGGCGAGGCGCTGCTGGAGGTGCCGCTGCGCTGGTTCGGCGCGCCCGATGGCACCGCGTGGCGCAGCAAGCCGCTGCGCATCGCCTTCTCGCGCCGCTGCGGGTTCCGGCCCGTCGCCATCGCGCAGATGGAGCGCGAGGGGCTGGATTGGGAATTGGCGGTGGATTCCGAGATGGATCGGACCATCGAGGTTTCGGTGTCGGCCGATCTAGCGGTGACGCCGATCCTCGAAGGCCACGCGCCGCAGCATTTCGAGATGATCCCGCAGGGGGTGCTGCCCGACCTTGGGCTGCAGAAGATCTGTCTCTACGGCTCGGGCGCCAAGCCGCAGATCATCGAGCCGCTGCAGGAGATGCTTCGGTCTGAGTTCTGCACCCTGCGCCGCCGTCCGGAGATGGCGGCGGAGTAAGAGCCGCTCGGTCAGCCGGGGATCTCGATGACCACCTTGCCGGTGGATTTGCGGCTGCGCAGCAGATCGAGGCCCTCTGCCACCCGCGCGAGCGGCAGGACGTGGCTCACATGCGGATGCAGTCTGCCCTCGCCGTGCCATGCAAAAAGCTGCGCCAGCGAGCCGGTCAGCGCCTCGGGGCGGAACGTCAGGTAGCCGCCCCAGTAGAGACCCATCACCGTCAGGTTCTTGACCAGAAGGTGATTGGCCTTGATCTGCGGCACCTCGCCGCTGGCAAAGCCGATGGTGAGAATGCGCGCCTCGGGGTTGCAGGCGCGGAAGGCGGCGGTGAACTGCTCGCCGCCCACCGCGTCATAAACCACATCGGCCCCGCCAAGCGCCTTCACCTCGGCGCGGAGGTCAGCCTCGCGCGCGTCGATCAGATGGTCGGCCCCGGCGCGGCGCGCCACCTCGAGTTTCTCGGGGCCGCGGGCGCAGGCGATGACCGTTGCGCCCATGAGTTTGCCGATCTCGACGGCGGTCAGCCCGACACCGCCCGCAGCACCGAGCACAAGTAGCGTTTCGCCGGGCTGCAGCCGGGCGCGGTGGTCCAAGGCGAGGTGGCTGGTACCATAAGCAATCTGAAATCCGGCGGCTTCGGTGAAGCTCATGGTGTCCGGCAGATGCACCGCCCGGTGGGCATCGAACACGCCAAATTCCGCCAGACCGCCCTGACCGCCGAAGACCGCGACACGCTCTCCGGGCTGGAAATCGGTCACATCAGGGCCTACAGCATCAATGGTTCCGGCGACCTCCATCCCAAGCACGAAGGGTGTCTCCGGGGTGTCCTGATACCGGCCCTCGATCATCAGCAGATCTGCGAAGTTGAGACCGCAGGCCGCGATCTTCAGGCGCAGCTGTCCGGGGCCCGGATCTGGCCGGGGAATCTCTTGCAGATTCGGCTCCGCCCCGGGGCTCTGTTGGAGATAAGCACGCATGAAATATCCCTTCGTATAGGTAACTACCCGTAATTCCTCAGCCCCCAGAAATCTTGTCAAAATTATGAAATCTCGTGAAGCGACCTTAAGTCATTGTTTGGATTTACAACCGACAAGTGCAACCCATTAACCGCGCTCAGCGATAGGGCCGCAACTCCCTTGATTTGAAGAGCGGAACCGCGGTAGCTTCGGTTCGTCTTAAAGGTGTAGCTCCGGCCGCAGCTGTGAGCGGTTGGATTTTGTTAGTGCTCTGGGTTTGAGCAGGGCGAGTGAAAAGGAAAACACGATGACTCATCCCGTGGACGTTCATGTCGGGAAACGCATTCGTCACCGCCGCTGGCTTGTTGGCATGACCCAGCAGCAGCTCGCAGAACATGTGGGTATCAAGTTTCAGCAGATCCAAAAATACGAGACCGGTGCGAACCGCGTCAGCGCCTCCCGCCTGTGGGACATCGCCGATGCGCTCGAAGTGCCGGTGAGCTTCTTCTTCGAAGGCATCGAAAGCGAGCACGAGACCGAGGAAACCGCTGCGGCGGCCCCGGCGATGCCCGCCGACATTCTTGGCGACAAAGAAGCGCTCGATCTGGTCCGCTCCTACTACGCGATCCCCGAGAACCAGCGCCGCCGCCTGTTCGAACTGGCGCGCGTTCTTTCGGACGTCGCTTGAGCCTCGGCGCTCCCTGCGCTAGCTGATCCTTCGAGGAGCGCGCAGCAGGGGGCAGCCATGAGCGAGACGTTCGAGACGGGAACTTCCGGGACCGGTCCATCCAAGGCCGGCACTTCCAAGACGGGGATTTCCGCAGCATTGGCAGACGAGCTCTGGCGCACCGCTGGCGAAATGGCCGAAGCGGCGCGCGCAGCGATCCTGCCGCATTTCCGCGCCGAGGGTCTTGGCGCGGACAACAAACTCTCCGAAGGCTTTGATCCGGTCACCGTGGCCGACCGCGCCGCCGAGCAGGCGATGCGCGAGGTGCTGGCCGCGCGCCGCCCCATGGATGCGATCCTTGGCGAGGAATACGGCCATGAGCCGGGCGACAGCGGGCTGACATGGGTGCTCGATCCGATCGACGGAACCCGCGGCTTCCTGTCCGGAACGCCCACATGGGGGGTGCTGATCGCGCTCTCCGACGCCACCGGCCCGGTTCTGGGCGTCATCGATCAGCCCTATACTGGCGAGCGTTTCGAAGGCGGGCTTGGCCGCGCTGAATGGTCGGGGCCGCTGGGCCAGCGTCAGCTTGCCGTCCGCCCGGCGCGTCCGCTGTCCGAGGCGATCCTCTTCACCACATTCCCCGAGGTTGGCACCGAGGCCGAGGGCGCGGCCTTCCGACGGGTTGCCGCCGAGGCGCGGCTCACCCGCTATGGCATGGATTGCTACGCCTATGCGCTGCTGGCCGCCGGTCAGATCGATCTGGTGATCGAGGCGGGGCTGCAGGCCTATGACATTCAGGCACCGATCGCGGTGATCGAGGCCGCGGGCGGCTTGGTGACCGACTGGCAGGGCGGCAAGGCGCATGAGGGCGGGCAGGTTCTGGCCGCCGCCAATCCCGAGATCCACGCCGCGGCGCTGGCGCTGCTGCAGGGCTGAGCCGGGCAGGGAGCGGCGGAGCCCCCGGCACATTCTGGCGCATTCTTCGGTAAAACCCGAAACACCCTAAATCCGGGCGGTCTTTCCTTCGTCTGCCCGTAAGGGCAGGGTAGGGGCACCACCCGAGGAGCCCCCACATGAGCGAAATCCTGATCCGCAACGCGCGCACCGTCCTGACCATGGATGACGCGGGCACCGAGCTTTCGGATGCCGATATCCTGCTGCGTGACGGGGTGATCGCGGGCATCGGGCCGCGGCTGGAGACCACCGGCGAGGTGGTTGATGCGCGCGGCTGCGTGGTGACGCCCGGTCTGGTGAACACCCACCACCATCTCTACCAAGGTCTGACCAAGGCGGTGCCGGGCGGGCAGGATGCGCTGCTCTTTGGCTGGCTGCAGACGCTTTACCCGATCTGGGAGCGCTTCGGCCCCGAGGAGTTCTATATCTCGGCGCAGGTCGGGCTGGCGGAACTGGCGCTTTCGGGCTGCACCATGAGCTCGGATCACCTCTATCTCTATCCCAATGGTGCGCGGCTCGATGACACGATCGCCGCGGCGCAGGACATCGGTCTGCGCTTCCACGCCACCCGCGGCAGTATGAGCATTGGCGTCTCGAACGGCGGGCTGCCGCCGGATTCGCTGGTCGAGGACGAGGGCGCCATCCTCGAAGATTGCATCCGGGTGATCGACGCATTCCATGACCCCTCGGAGGGTGCCATGGTGCGTGTCGGCGTTGCGCCCTGTTCGCCCTTCTCGGTGAGCCGCGAGCTGATGCGCGACAGCGCCATTCTCGCCCGCGACAAGGGGGTGATGATGCACACCCACCTTGCGGAGAACGACGAGGACGTGGCCTATTCGCTGGAGAAATTCGGCTGCCGTCCGGGGCAATACGCCGAGGATCTGGGCTGGACCGGCCCGGATGTCTGGCACGCCCATTGCGTGAAGCTCGACGGGCAGGAGATCGACCTGTTCGCCGCGACACGCACCGGCGTGGCGCATTGCCCCTGTTCCAACTGCCGCCTCGGCTCGGGCATCGCGCCGGTGCGCGGCATGCTGGATGCGGGGGTGAATGTGGGGCTCGGGGTCGACGGCTCGGCGAGCAACGACATGGCCAGCCTGATCGGTGAGGCGCGGCAGGCGATGCTGCTGCAGCGGGTGCAGAACGGTGCCGACGCGATGAGCGCCCGCGAGGCGCTGCGCGTGGCGACGCGCGGCGGTGCCGAGGTGCTGGGCCGCTTCGATTGCGGACAGGTGGCCGTGGGGCTGCGCGCGGATCTGGCGCTGTGGGATGTGACCGGGCTTGAAAGCGCGGGCAGCTGGGACCCGGCGGCGCTGCTGCTGGCGGGGCCGCAGAAGGTGCGCCACCTGTTTGTGGAAGGGCGTCAGGTTGTGCGTGACGGGCAGATTGCAACCATAGACATTGTTGCTGCGTTGACACGTCATCAAGAAATGGCGCGTACGCTGGCGGGGCTGGGCTGATCTCTTTTGTGGTCTGGCTATCCTTCAGCGGACGCCGCCTAGATCTGACGCCGCCTAGATCCGACACGACCGGAGCCCGACATGAGACGCCTCTTTCTGACCCGCCTCCTGCCGCTTGCCCTTTGCGCCGCGCTTTCAGCCTGCGTGGTGGTGCCGCTGCCGCAACAGGACAGCGGCGGCCAGCCCGCGCAATTCGTCGAAAACCCCAAGGGCGCGCAACTGAACGCGCTGCGCCAGCGCAACGGTCTGGCACCGCTGAGTTATTCGCCAGTGCTGCAAAAGGTGGCGCGACGCCATGCGCGCGACATGGCGCGGATGCAGAAGATGACCCACACCGGCAGCGACGGCAGCCAGATCGGCGACCGCATCCAGCGCACGGGCTATGACCTGCGGCGCGGGGCCGAGAATATCGCGGTCACCCGCCGCGGGCTCGACGGGGCGATGGAGATCTGGACCAACTCGCCGCCGCACCGGTCCAATATGCTGATGCGCGACGTCACCGAATACGGGCTGGCCCAAAGCGGCAATTACTGGGCGATGGTGGTGGCGCGCACCAAGTGAGGCGGCGGCGGTGACCCGCCTTGGCCCGCGCATCTG encodes:
- a CDS encoding CAP domain-containing protein, with amino-acid sequence MRRLFLTRLLPLALCAALSACVVVPLPQQDSGGQPAQFVENPKGAQLNALRQRNGLAPLSYSPVLQKVARRHARDMARMQKMTHTGSDGSQIGDRIQRTGYDLRRGAENIAVTRRGLDGAMEIWTNSPPHRSNMLMRDVTEYGLAQSGNYWAMVVARTK
- the hisN gene encoding histidinol-phosphatase translates to MSETFETGTSGTGPSKAGTSKTGISAALADELWRTAGEMAEAARAAILPHFRAEGLGADNKLSEGFDPVTVADRAAEQAMREVLAARRPMDAILGEEYGHEPGDSGLTWVLDPIDGTRGFLSGTPTWGVLIALSDATGPVLGVIDQPYTGERFEGGLGRAEWSGPLGQRQLAVRPARPLSEAILFTTFPEVGTEAEGAAFRRVAAEARLTRYGMDCYAYALLAAGQIDLVIEAGLQAYDIQAPIAVIEAAGGLVTDWQGGKAHEGGQVLAAANPEIHAAALALLQG
- a CDS encoding Bax inhibitor-1/YccA family protein: MADFNTIRTHGAAGARAAQIDAGLRAHMNKVYATMSVGMLLTFAVAWAVGTSPNLLAVFRDPMTLQPNILGWIVMFAPLIMVFAFGAALNRLSAAGAQLFFYAFAAVMGLSLSWIFVAFTGFSIAQVFLVTAIAFAGLSLWGYTTKKDISGWGSFLIMGVIGILVASIINIFLGSPAIYFAISILGVLIFAGLTAYDTQNIKNTYLQHAAHGDSEWLAKSAIVGALNLYMDFINMFMFLLQLLGNRE
- a CDS encoding NADPH:quinone oxidoreductase family protein, which produces MRAYLQQSPGAEPNLQEIPRPDPGPGQLRLKIAACGLNFADLLMIEGRYQDTPETPFVLGMEVAGTIDAVGPDVTDFQPGERVAVFGGQGGLAEFGVFDAHRAVHLPDTMSFTEAAGFQIAYGTSHLALDHRARLQPGETLLVLGAAGGVGLTAVEIGKLMGATVIACARGPEKLEVARRAGADHLIDAREADLRAEVKALGGADVVYDAVGGEQFTAAFRACNPEARILTIGFASGEVPQIKANHLLVKNLTVMGLYWGGYLTFRPEALTGSLAQLFAWHGEGRLHPHVSHVLPLARVAEGLDLLRSRKSTGKVVIEIPG
- a CDS encoding 8-oxoguanine deaminase — protein: MSEILIRNARTVLTMDDAGTELSDADILLRDGVIAGIGPRLETTGEVVDARGCVVTPGLVNTHHHLYQGLTKAVPGGQDALLFGWLQTLYPIWERFGPEEFYISAQVGLAELALSGCTMSSDHLYLYPNGARLDDTIAAAQDIGLRFHATRGSMSIGVSNGGLPPDSLVEDEGAILEDCIRVIDAFHDPSEGAMVRVGVAPCSPFSVSRELMRDSAILARDKGVMMHTHLAENDEDVAYSLEKFGCRPGQYAEDLGWTGPDVWHAHCVKLDGQEIDLFAATRTGVAHCPCSNCRLGSGIAPVRGMLDAGVNVGLGVDGSASNDMASLIGEARQAMLLQRVQNGADAMSAREALRVATRGGAEVLGRFDCGQVAVGLRADLALWDVTGLESAGSWDPAALLLAGPQKVRHLFVEGRQVVRDGQIATIDIVAALTRHQEMARTLAGLG
- a CDS encoding LysR family transcriptional regulator, which produces MRNLDLTTLRSFVAVADAGGVTRAAGFLNLTQSAVSMQLKRLEEMLGLALLDRSGRGVALTPAGEQLLKYARRMVEMNDEIYARLTRQDWEGEIVLGVPHDIVYPVIPRIMKRMQRDYPRVRVQLISSYTADLKDQFARGAIDVILTTESEPGGGGEALLEVPLRWFGAPDGTAWRSKPLRIAFSRRCGFRPVAIAQMEREGLDWELAVDSEMDRTIEVSVSADLAVTPILEGHAPQHFEMIPQGVLPDLGLQKICLYGSGAKPQIIEPLQEMLRSEFCTLRRRPEMAAE
- a CDS encoding DUF1127 domain-containing protein, which codes for MSRDIAPSASLPRGLARARVTRRRATLPARFLSLIGLARQRRHLAELDAHLLQDVGLTRSEAEREAGRAFWDAPSHWRG
- a CDS encoding helix-turn-helix domain-containing protein, producing MTHPVDVHVGKRIRHRRWLVGMTQQQLAEHVGIKFQQIQKYETGANRVSASRLWDIADALEVPVSFFFEGIESEHETEETAAAAPAMPADILGDKEALDLVRSYYAIPENQRRRLFELARVLSDVA